The proteins below are encoded in one region of Alosa sapidissima isolate fAloSap1 chromosome 24, fAloSap1.pri, whole genome shotgun sequence:
- the LOC121699721 gene encoding tumor necrosis factor receptor superfamily member 17 produces MLFYLGLIVYISPLSLAVKQCPVNHYYDGLSEECEPCELRCNSPPATCTASCTKNMSESQGNNSRVLLVVLFVVFLGVFMAMSLILQYLRRKTCKIHSKPKVPCQEETGPTELQEALYIAGTETLAGAGQAIQEEQSEVTPNSSLPLPSTEEGRTMLVTTKTGQNYGSRMQSTDSGALYLWRSGFVP; encoded by the exons ATGCTGTTCTACCTCGGCCTAATAGTTTACATCAGTCCTTTGTCTCTGGCAGTCAAACAGTGTCCTGTGAATCACTACTACGATGGCCTCAGTGAGGAGTGTGAGCCTTGCGAATTACGGTGCAATTCACCACCAGCAACTTGCACAGCATCCTGTACTAAGA ATATGTCAGAGTCACAGGGCAACAACTCAAGAGTGCTTTTGgtggttttgtttgttgtgttccTGGGAGTCTTCATGGCCATGTCACTGATCCTGCAGTATCTGAGAAGAAAGACTTGCAAAATTCACTCCAAACCCAAAG TACCCTGCCAGGAGGAAACGGGACCAACAGAACTACAAGAAGCCTTATACATCGCAGGGACAGAGACCCTAGCTGGGGCTGGCCAAGCTATCCAAGAAGAGCAGAGTGAAGTAACTCCTAACTCCAGTCTGCCCCTACCCTCCACTGAAGAAGGCAGAACCATGCTAGTGACAACGAAGACAGGACAGAACTATGGAAGCAGGATGCAAAGCACTGATAGCGGAGCTCTCTACCTGTGGAGGTCTGGATTTGTGCCCTGA
- the LOC121699720 gene encoding transmembrane protein 238-like — protein sequence MVCCVPCPRLSCFLILNSPQFERLTFFVLSAPLYTFQHTCGGACSLPVAKMEKNYEGIGRCKCAFWFAIAHDIIGCLILLSGVFWDIFFHDFLLYAGAVIIFLSLIWWVFWYSGNIEVPPEELEDDVFLYKKGKGISGAVRKVSSRLTNSIRNSFRRTGRGSPRPGNGTEDTPQVPGGIAMTPCGNAHSEQPKFNREPLSV from the coding sequence ATGGTTTGCTGCGTACCTTGTCCTAGGCTATCTTGTTTCTTGATTCTGAACTCTCCTCAGTTCGAAAGACTCACGTTCTTTGTGCTGTCAGCGCCACTGTACACTTTTCAACACACCTGTGGAGGCGCATGTAGCCTACCTGTTGCcaaaatggagaaaaactaCGAGGGTATCGGTCGGTGTAAATGCGCGTTTTGGTTCGCCATCGCTCATGACATAATCGGATGTTTAATCCTTCTGAGTGGAGTGTTTTGGGACATTTTCTTCCACGACTTTCTTTTATATGCCGGCGCCGTTATAATCTTTCTCAGTCTCATCTGGTGGGTGTTCTGGTACTCAGGTAACATCGAGGTGCCACCAGAAGAGCTGGAAGACGACGTTTTTCTTTACAAGAAAGGCAAAGGAATTTCAGGCGCTGTGCGTAAAGTATCCAGTAGACTCACCAACAGTATACGAAACTCGTTCAGGAGGACTGGAAGGGGGAGTCCAAGGCCAGGTAACGGGACAGAAGACACACCACAAGTCCCTGGCGGTATTGCTATGACGCCCTGTGGAAACGCACACTCGGAACAACCTAAATTCAACAGAGAACCTTTGTCGGTATAA
- the gspt1 gene encoding eukaryotic peptide chain release factor GTP-binding subunit ERF3A: protein MDPQDTAPDSWEQEDDVEAPALDVSSAFIGLNVNAPEFVPTFLQGGPSVIPVSDGADIAANKDVSGVVAVENGETEAAVEETWEEKVKPDEEEPGGGPLAESGGPELDEGLEELEEEEELPVPKPPPAKPNAPKKEHVNVVFIGHVDAGKSTIGGQIMYLTGMVEKRTLEKYEKEAKEKNRETWYLSWALDTNQEERDKGKTVEVGRAYFETEKKHFTILDAPGHKSFVPNMIGGASQADLAVLVISGRKGEFETGFEKGGQTREHAMLAKTAGVKHLIVLINKMDDPTVNWSLERYEECKEKLVPFLKKVGFNPKKDIHFMPCSGLTGANLKEPCELCPWYTGLPFISHLDSLPNFNRSLDGPVRLPIVDKYKDMGTVILGKLESGSISKAQQLVMMPNRHTVEVLSLLSDDIETDDAMPGENLKLRLKGIEEEEILPGFILCNAENLCHTGRTFDAQIVIIEHKSIICPGYNAVLHIHTCIEEVQISALICLVDKKSGEKSKTRPRFVKQDQVCIARLRAVGTICLETFKDFPQMGRFTLRDEGKTIAIGKVLKLVPEKD, encoded by the exons ATGGACCCTCAAGATACAGCCCCTGATTCCTGGGAACAGGAGGACGATGTGGAGGCCCCAGCGTTGGATGTATCTTCTGCGTTCATTGGGCTCAATGTAAATGCACCCGAGTTTGTTCCGACCTTTTTGCAGGGAGGGCCTTCGGTAATTCCAGTGTCTGACG GAGCAGACATAGCTGCTAACAAGGACGTTTCAGGAGTTGTTG CAGTGGAGAATGGCGAGACAGAAGCGGCCGTCGAGGAGACATGGGAGGAGAAGGTGAAGCCGGACGAAGAGGAGCCAGGAGGCGGGCCCCTAGCAGAGAGCGGGGGTCCCGAACTGGACGAGGgcctggaggagctggaggaggaagaggagctgcCCGTGCCCAAGCCACCCCCCGCAAAGCCTAATGCCCCCAAGAAGGAGCACGTCAATGTGGTGTTCATTGGGCACGTAG ATGCAGGAAAATCAACAATCGGAGGACAAATCAT GTATCTGACAGGAATGGTGGAGAAGAGAACCTTGGAGAAGTACGAGAAAGAGGCcaaagagaagaacagagagactTG GTACCTCTCCTGGGCCCTGGACACCaaccaggaggagagagacaaggGCAAGACCGTGGAAGTGGGCCGCGCATACTTTGAGACGGAGAAAAAGCACTTTACCATCTTGGACGCGCCCGGCCACAAAAGCTTTGTGCCCAACATGATCGGTGGAGCATCACAAGCTGACCTGGCAGTCTTG GTGATCTCGGGCCGGAAAGGCGAGTTTGAGACGGGCTTCGAGAAGGGAGGTCAGACCCGGGAGCACGCCATGCTGGCCAAGACAGCCGGAGTCAAACACCTGATTGTCCTCATCAACAAAATGGACGACCCCACGGTCAACTGGAGTCTCGAGAG GTATGAGGAATGCAAAGAGAAACTAGTGCCATTTCTTAAGAAGGTGGGCTTCAACCCCAAAAAAGACATCCACTTCATGCCCTGCTCCGGCCTCACTGGAGCCAACCTCAAGGAGCCGTGTGAACTCTGTCCCTGGTACAC GGGATTACCATTCATTTCTCATCTGGACAGTTTGCCAAACTTCAACAGATCATTAGATGGGCCTGTTAGATTACCCATAGTAGACAAGTACAAG GACATGGGAACCGTGATCCTGGGGAAACTGGAGTCAGGCTCCATTAGCAAAGCACAGCAACTTGTCATGATGCCAAACAGG CACACCGTAGAGGTCCTGAGTCTGCTCTCGGATGACATCGAGACGGACGACGCGATGCCCGGCGAGAACCTCAAGCTGCGGCTCAAAGGCATAGAAGAGGAGGAGATCCTGCCCGGCTTCATCCTATGCAACGCTGAGAACCTCTGCCACACAGGGAGGACGTTCGATGCCCAG attgtCATCATTGAACACAAATCCATCATATGCCCAGGTTACAATGCAGTTCTTCACATCCACACCTGCATCGAAGAGGTGCAGATCTCC GCCTTAATCTGTCTGGTAGACAAAAAGAGTGGCGAGAAGAGCAAGACGCGACCCCGCTTTGTCAAGCAGGATCAGGTGTGCATCGCCCGGCTGAGGGCAGTGGGCACCATCTGCCTAGAAACGTTCAAAGACTTCCCCCAGATGGGCCGCTTCACGCTGAGGGATGAAG GCAAGACTATTGCCATTGGCAAGGTGTTGAAGCTGGTGCCTGAGAAGGACTAA
- the rsl1d1 gene encoding ribosomal L1 domain-containing protein 1 codes for MRAGRPTREGSMAEQQGKLQLDQAQVKKAVLALQAFLKSKSTSESLLLNESQHISLMLTLWKIPRKEQTIRIPLPHGIRIENGEVCLFTRDEPNMTTDQTERFYKKLLTERGVKNVTEVMPFKVLKTEYKAFEAKRRLLGNYDLFLSDARIRRLLPSHVGKHFYESKKAPLSVDLQAKNLGQVMDRLIQGTTITVGKKGPCCMARVAHSGMTTDEIVENVSAAIDTITSKLDMVEKGKMIKIIHLKSQTSVALPIYTSDLTHLALVEEVRKNAFDEKKSKKRKASAVSNDTDMKDGEDGSPEKKEDEDDEDIPQLVPIQTKGKKAKPEESTKKGLKKVTKPLVGRGGKQNKTGPGKMTKKTMKGPAQKQKRKSPKSS; via the exons ATGCGTGCTGGAAGACCCACACGTGAAGGCAGCATGGCGGAGCAACAGGGAAAGTTACAACTGGACCAAGCCCAG GTGAAAAAGGCTGTGTTGGCACTTCAGGCCTTCCTTAAAAGCAAATCCACTTCAGAAAGCCTACTTCTGAACGAGAGTCAGCATATTTCTCTTATGTTAACACTATGGAAGATCCCAAGGAAAGAACAAACCATTCGCAT TCCTTTACCCCATGGCATCCGCATAGAGAACGGTGAGGTGTGCCTCTTCACAAGAGATGAACCCAACATGACGACAGACCAGACAGAGAGGTTTTACAAGAAGCTGCTCACAGAACGAGGAGTCAAGAATGTCACAGAG GTGATGCCTTTCAAGGTGTTAAAGACAGAATACAAGGCCTTTGAAGCCAAAAGAAGGCTGCTTGGCAATTATGACCTCTTCTTGTCTGATGCACGCATTCGCCGCCTCCTGCCCTCTCACGTTGGGAAACATTTCTATGAATCGAAGAA AGCTCCGTTGTCTGTAGACCTGCAGGCTAAGAACCTGGGCCAGGTTATGGACCGTCTCATCCAGGGCACCACAATAACAGTTGGCAAGAAAGGCCCATGCTG tATGGCCCGCGTGGCTCACTCAGGGATGACCACTGATGAAATTGTGGAGAATGTCTCTGCTGCAATAGACACAATCACATCCAAGCTGGACATG GTGGAGAAAGGCAAAATGATTAAGATCATCCACCTGAAGAGCCAGACCTCCGTAGCGCTGCCCATCTACACCTCTGACCTGACTCACCTTGCTTTGGTGGAGGAGGTGCGGAAGAATGCCTTTGATGAAAAG AAGTCCAAGAAGAGAAAGGCCTCAGCAGTGAGCAACGATACTGATATGAAAGACGGCGAAGATGGAAGTCCGGAAAAG AAAGAGGACGAAGATGATGAAGACATCCCACAGCTAGTTCCTATTCAGACAAAGGGCAAAAAAGCCAAGCCGGAG GAGTCAACCAAGAAAGGCCTGAAGAAGGTGACCAAGCCATTGGTAGGCAGAGgggggaaacaaaacaaaactggaCCTGGTAAAATGACCAAGAAAACGATGAAAGGCCCCgcacagaaacagaaaagaaaatcaCCCAAGTCCTCTTAA